In Cystobacter fuscus DSM 2262, the genomic stretch CCCGCCTGAGGATTCCGACCCTGGCGCTGGGCGGAAACGTGGTCGGCGAGGCGTTGTATCGCCAGCTCGTGCCCATCGCCGACGACGTGGCCGGACACCTCATTCCCGAGTGCGGCCATGCCATTCCGGAGGAGCGTCCCGAGGAGCTCCTGCGTCATCTGGCCCACTTCCTCGGCTGAAGCCCGGAGCGCGGAAGCATGGGCCGGGAGCTGCTAGACTTGGGACATGTGCCGGAACATCAAGCCCCTGTTCAACTTCGCGCCTCCCGCCACCGACGAAGACATCCGCGCGGCGGCGCTGCAGTTCGTCCGGAAGATCGCCGGCACTCGCAAGCCGTCGAAACAGAACGCCGACGCCTTCGAGATCGCCGTCGAGGAGATCTTCCAGAGTTCCAAGCGCATGCTCGAGGGGCTGGTGGCGACGACGCCGCCCCGGGATCGCGTGAGCTTCGAGGCGGCCAAGCGGCTGCGCTTCAAGAAGGCCGAGCCCCGCTGAGCCAGCGCGCCTGGAGCCACGCCCCAGGCGCGTCACCGGCTCGCAAGCTCAGATCGGGGCCGC encodes the following:
- a CDS encoding DUF2277 domain-containing protein, whose translation is MCRNIKPLFNFAPPATDEDIRAAALQFVRKIAGTRKPSKQNADAFEIAVEEIFQSSKRMLEGLVATTPPRDRVSFEAAKRLRFKKAEPR